In Lycium ferocissimum isolate CSIRO_LF1 chromosome 7, AGI_CSIRO_Lferr_CH_V1, whole genome shotgun sequence, the sequence CCGATAAATATTTTTGCTGAAAGGAAGCCTAATTAAAATGGCTTACTTCAGATAttgaatatttttcttaaaagcaCGATATGTAATCCATCCATAAAACTAACATGCAATttcctcctctctttttttcagTTGTCAATGTTTtccatataaatcatctttattCATAATAAAGCCTCCACAAGAGCTGCATGCAAAGAGATCTAGTCGAAATGTCTTTTTATGAAGAGATGCTACTGAGGCGAAATCATAATTTGAAGCTTAGAGTTTGGCAGTCCTTTTAAGTGAGTGATCGTTCTAAATTAATAAGTTATACATATTCTATGATCTTTTAAAGATGAAtactcaatttaaatcaaaGCCACTAGATTTGGCCAAACTGATAATCCGTATTCAACTCCTCCCTCGATCTAGATATAAAAAGATCTGCCTATTTGAAAAGAAACGAAGATCTTGTCATCACTGCTGCCTATTTTTTTTTGCTGCCTTGTTATATTTCAATCAAAAAAGTTCTGTTTTAAATAAAAGCAAAGCTAGCTAGAAGCCCCTATCATTTCTCTCTGGAGCTCTATCAATTTGTCAAAGAGAACATGTTATATTAATTAAGAACACAAACAAGGGGGTATAGTTCTGTCAAAACATGCAAAAAGGTCAATTACTATTGTGGCATGCAATTCAAAATTCGCCTCTAATCAAAAGTTAATACTCCACAAGTAACGATAACAAAGGAAAATGTATGAGTTCGAAATTTAATAGAATAGAAGTCACTTTAACCATCATATCAGAAGTAATGTCTACCATTAATATAATTCTAACCATATCAAATTCGAAGTCATTAGGCTAAAATTGATTTATTAGATTCAATGTAATTAGGAAGTACCAGCTTTAAGTTTGATAGACACTACCATTTCAGACGCTAATCCCTCATATATAGCAGattaatttagaagaaaaggaCCAATCTTACCCACCCTCAACATCACCCTTCAATAATACTATAAGCTCTTCACAAGTTAACGTATCTCTCCGTTCTATTCGTGAATATTGTATATCGCTTTGTCTGGTTGCATCGTAAGGTTCACATACATATGTATTCCATTAGTTATGGATTTAATTAAGTTACTATGACAATGTAAACGACTTTAATTTGATACTATCAGTGTATCTAACTTTTTGTTGAAGGTAATCACTATATTTTTCAGGGTACGTAATTACGAATCATGTCTTTTTATGAAAAGTTACGTgtagttatctttattttaagTAACTTGACATTATAAGAATTCATTTATAGTATTGTCGGCGTATAAAAGTTAaactaaattattatttctcctaGCTAAATGCAGAGAAATGGACTGTCGAATTATCtttctttttaagtttttaGCTTTTTAAGCTACTCCTACTATAACATTCAATAAAAAACGCAAGCGTGGAATGTATAGATGTGAAAAATATTGTTTCGTTATTCTATGATGAAGTGATGCCATATGCACATACGAATAGCGACAAACAAGGTACCATGGGAAATGATAGAGAATATTGAGGTTGACTTTTTAAAAGAAGCACGTGCAAGATGATTTATCAAGAAACATGCAATTATACTAAAAACACTAACATTAAGACTCGAAACAATAGGCTCACTTTTCTCATTCCCAACTCCTATAAAATGGGGGTTGTTCCTAAGGATATCCCATAATACAATTCCGCTATTTCAACAACATATTCAGATTTCAATTATTCAAAAGGAGAATGGCTCGATCATATGCCCACAATGTTGTGGGTGTTGGGATTTTCTTGGTAATGCTTGTGGCTATAGTAGAGGCCACTCCTCCTGGAATAGCCAACAATCCAAGTCATTCTCATTGCTCTGATGATGAGATCAAACAGTGTAAAAATCTTCCACATGTTTGTCCCAAGTTCTGTCCTAACGGCTGCATAACTGAGTGTCGTTCTTGTAAGCCTATTTGCATTGATGGCCCACTTCCACCTCCCTATTCCCCTCCTCCATCAGCATCACCTCCACCTCCCCATTCCCCTCCTCCATCAACATCACCTCCACCTCCCTATTCCCCTCCTCCATCAGCATCACCTCCACCTCCCTCTTCCCCTCCTCCATCAGCATCACCTCCACCTCCCTATCCCCCTCCTCCATCAGCATCACCTCCACCTCCCTCTTCCCCTCCTCCATCAATATCACCTCCACCTCCTTCAACATCACCTCCATCTCCTCCATCAACATCTCCAAAGAAGTGCAAGTGCAAGAACAAGAAATACCCGAGTTGTTATAATCAAGAACATACGTGCCCTAGTTCTTGCCCTACTACTTGTCAAGTTGATTGTGTCTCTTGCAAACCTGTTTGCAGTGAGTTTCTCTTCCAcatatacctttttttttttttttaatgaatttgaCTTATATACACTGAAGCATAATTAACTGAAATGTTGTTGGAGTTTCTAACAAATCAGTGACAATCTGATTTTTTAGTTGTATTGATTATTAATTTATCTGAACATAGATTGTGACAAGCCTGGAGCAGTTTGTCAAGATCCACGTTTCATTGGTGCAGATGGAATCACTTTCTACTTCCACGGTAAGAAGGACAAAGATTTTTGCTTGGTCTCAGATTCTAATCTCCACATCAATGCCCACTTCATAGGAAAACGAAATGAGAATATGAGGAGAGACTTCACTTGGGTTCAAGCCATCGGTATTCTATATGGCACACACAATATTTCTGTTGGAGCACAGAAGACAGCAACTTGGGATGACGCCATCGACCGCCTCTCCCTCAACTTCGATGGTGAAACTATTGTTCTCCCCAACAACCAAGGCGAAAGGTAgtgtttaattatattttatcccAATAAGTGTATGTATAAATCTTGTTATTTTTTTACTCAAACAGGTAACATAATTGACGGATTTGCACAAATATCCACTTTGACCCGGTATTAGAAGTCAGCTACTTTTTCAAAGCTGAAGTACAAACATGACCACTTGGTCTGAAAACTGAAATTCAAAACCAAAATTCAGATCACGAGTCTaattgtgaaaaagaaaagtgaCTTAACTTTTAAATACAAAGCAACAAAGAGGcctgtaaataattttttatattttatagatTTGAAGCTCTTGCGCGATCTGATATCATGTTGAACTATATAACCACCTCATTCAAAAACTTAAGTTGTTTGAAAGTGCACATTTTTAGttacttaattatatattatgttttaaCAGGTGGATGTCTGAATCTGGACCAACAACATACATCACTCGAACTGGCAAGACTAATGAAATTGTAATCGAagttgaaaatattttcaagatttCAGCAAAGGTGGTGCCTATTACAGAGAAAGAATCTAGAGTTCATAACTATGGCATAACACAAGACGATTGTTTTGCTCATCTTGAACTGGGATTCAAGTTCTTGTCACTAAGTAATGAAGTGAGTGGGGTTTTGGGTCAAACTTATAGAAGGAACTATGTGAGCAGAGTGAAGATGGGTGCTTTGATGCCTATAATGGGAGGTGACAAAGAGTTTTCAGCTTCAGGACTCTTTAATGCCGATTGCTCTGTTGCTAAGTTTCAAGCAGAAAATGAGAATGCAGGTTCGTTGAACAATTTGGAGCTGCCAAGCTTAAAATGCAACAGTGGAATTCATGGACGTGGAGTTGTCTGCAAGCGTTAGAGTCTCTTAACAGATTTAACATGAATTGTTGCTCGAATAAAGATTTAATTGGAAAATAAGGTTAGAAACCAAAGAAATGTATTAAAAACTATGTTCAACGGATATGTATTAAAGCTGGGCAAAAAATAATTACTTACTTATAACATTCTTCTCAAATCAGCTCactgttttttcttttatttgggaAAGTTGTACTCTAAAATTCACGggaaaaagcaagaaaaaataaTGGGGTGAGAGAGGCTCGAACTCTCGACCTCAGGATAACTCAGAAGCTATGAGACCTACGCGCTAGCCAACTGCGCCACCACCCCATGGTGCTCTGTTGTTTTCCCTGCTTCATATCCAATCAGATTCTTCGACTTTAAACAATATCTGGCATGTAATTTAAAAGGTAAATTCTCTGAACGAACTAATTCATACTTGAGGTCCTAATGCAAGAAATGAGTACGTATTATCGGTAAATCCAAATGTAATAATATAGGTCAAATTCGAGATTTCCATATTAGCGAATAGAAAAATTCACAATCTGTATAATTTAGACAGGAGGATAATCATTGAAAGAAAGCAGGGAACCTTTTAGTTTtcctttcatttatttttttatctatttatttttcatgttaaaGTAGAATGTCTTGCTTACTACtcttatgatttcatgtttGCTGATTTTCAAAGTTAAAGTAGGGAACGTGATGAAATATTCGATGAAACGGCAAACTTCCTTTAGAGCATGCTAGGAAGACCTGTAACGGGCCAAGAAGAAGTAAGCCCAGAGTTATGGGCCACACTACTCTGTATAAGGCCACATATGTTTAAGGCCAATTGACAGTTATATACATTCCCCATAAACTATTGACATATTTGTAGCCAAGAATTTGGTTTAGCGAATAGAAGCCAAAAGGATttacaaatataaaaataaaaaacagatTTACCGTGTATTTTTTATTGGGAAAGTAAAAATTTAGTCCTAATTTCATGCATCCACTAATAACACTCCTAAAATAACTACAACACGTTTCTTGTTCCCGATAAAAATCCTAGCAGTGCATAATAAAACTTCCAGCAGTTCCTAAACGACGAAATCTTTTCACAACCAAAAAAATCCAAGCAAATCCTACACCTAAAAAAACAACCAATCTTCAATGTGAtacaaaaaattgaatacaGTGATTTTATGGCGAATTTACCAGTATATATCCATTACAATGGTTACTGGAATGTTGACAACAAGTTTGTAGAATATCAAGTTGACGGAATATTGATTCGTACTGATATCAAGTTTGAAGATTTCGTTGCTACAATTTCAAAACAATTGAGTGTGGACGAAACCAAATAACTATCATATGAACTGGTTGTTTCTCATTTTAACATACTGATGAGTGTACCTTATGTATTAACATATAATGTATATCACACAATGTATATCTAACACTTTTCAATGTATCACATGAGTGTTGGCAATATAATGGAATGGGCAATAAATGTATCACATTCTCAGTGTAtcacatttttatatatacaaactATCTCACATTACTTCTCAATGTAACACTTTATTAGAGCCTAAAATCCTATATACATAGTATTCCATTAAACGACATATGGATTTAGAACCCTTTTCAATTGTGAGGATCATCACACCCCCAGGAAAAACACACATTAGGCAACACACCGACCATAAATAGAAATATGAACTTGTCATAAACTTTGTAACTTTGtttcttggttctttttttGACATTTCCTTTAGGCTAAAACAGAGAACGTGTAAGATGACTTTCTCATCATCTTATGTATCA encodes:
- the LOC132064860 gene encoding uncharacterized protein LOC132064860 isoform X1, giving the protein MARSYAHNVVGVGIFLVMLVAIVEATPPGIANNPSHSHCSDDEIKQCKNLPHVCPKFCPNGCITECRSCKPICIDGPLPPPYSPPPSASPPPPHSPPPSTSPPPPYSPPPSASPPPPSSPPPSASPPPPYPPPPSASPPPPSSPPPSISPPPPSTSPPSPPSTSPKKCKCKNKKYPSCYNQEHTCPSSCPTTCQVDCVSCKPVCNCDKPGAVCQDPRFIGADGITFYFHGKKDKDFCLVSDSNLHINAHFIGKRNENMRRDFTWVQAIGILYGTHNISVGAQKTATWDDAIDRLSLNFDGETIVLPNNQGERWMSESGPTTYITRTGKTNEIVIEVENIFKISAKVVPITEKESRVHNYGITQDDCFAHLELGFKFLSLSNEVSGVLGQTYRRNYVSRVKMGALMPIMGGDKEFSASGLFNADCSVAKFQAENENAGSLNNLELPSLKCNSGIHGRGVVCKR
- the LOC132064860 gene encoding uncharacterized protein LOC132064860 isoform X2, whose product is MARSYAHNVVGVGIFLVMLVAIVEATPPGIANNPSHSHCSDDEIKQCKNLPHVCPKFCPNGCITECRSCKPICIDGPLPPPYSPPPSASPPPPHSPPPSTSPPPPSTSPKKCKCKNKKYPSCYNQEHTCPSSCPTTCQVDCVSCKPVCNCDKPGAVCQDPRFIGADGITFYFHGKKDKDFCLVSDSNLHINAHFIGKRNENMRRDFTWVQAIGILYGTHNISVGAQKTATWDDAIDRLSLNFDGETIVLPNNQGERWMSESGPTTYITRTGKTNEIVIEVENIFKISAKVVPITEKESRVHNYGITQDDCFAHLELGFKFLSLSNEVSGVLGQTYRRNYVSRVKMGALMPIMGGDKEFSASGLFNADCSVAKFQAENENAGSLNNLELPSLKCNSGIHGRGVVCKR